A window of Rhododendron vialii isolate Sample 1 chromosome 11a, ASM3025357v1 genomic DNA:
ATAACAAGTTCACAATCTTTACAAATACGACTCAGAGATAACCTTCCCCCTGATGGTGTCTCGATGGATAATGGCAAATCAAGATTTTCGATGCCCAACTCCAATGCATACACAAATGATGTGGCAATGAAAGAAtgtgatgctccagaatcaGAGAGTACTCTAGCGAAAGAATTAAATAGAAGGAAGGTACCTCTCACAACAGATGCTTCTGGAGCCTGAGAAACTGAAGGTGAAGCATTGGTGTTGATGTTGAAAACATGCCCCTAGGTACCCTGACCCTGCACCAAACCTCCTCCTTGACCGGAACCTTGAGAAGGTGCGGACGAACTCGCTCCCCGGTCGACCCCAGAACTCTGAACTAACgatgtcataaaaaaaaagaaaaagaaaacccattAGGGAGGTTTTGTTTCAACgttagagagaaaaagggagagagagagcagctgtggagaagaagaaagaaggagagaAAGGAGAAATTAGGGTTGGTTGAATTAAAGCTAATTAGGTAATTTTCATCTTCTTAAGTGTTGAAATTCATGTTTTCCATGTTAGGTCTCATGTTCTGCATTTAATATGCACTGAATTGAATCCATGGAagagggtttttgaggttggagttgagttttgttctaGGAAATTCATATATCATATGAATATGCAAAACGTTGTTTTGAGCAAAGTTgaatctgtcctgtttttgacgaatttCTCTCATCGACACGCCAACCATGTTATTTTATGGTATTTTTACTATAGATGCCTCTGTGTGTTTAGattatgctgtaaaaatttcagaattttctgagaagtgtggaaaaagataaaaatcataaaccgaGCTGCTGTCAGATTCGAgtctgtgcagacagcacagacacgtgttggaaaaacatgcataacttcttgctcgggtgtCTATTTTGCGAACCATTTCTTGATTCAAgaactagactcgtatatcttTCTAAATATGTATGGGTTGTGCCGTGactctttctagattatagcagtttttgaattaaggTTCATGTTTTGGGAAGTTCTGGGattctggacagcttttggcTTGAGTTCCTCATGAAATTCCTCAAGTTTAAGTATTCTGGGTGGACATGAGATCTTATGAGTCTTAAGTATTgttaagttggtgatgttttggcttTTGTAATCACTTGAAAAGGTTAAGAACTCaatttattgtgaatttttGAATGTTGGTCTGATCTTGAGAATCTGTTTTGAGACAGATTTGTGAATCTGTTATGTTTGTCAATTTTTCCATCCTTATAGTTTGAATTTGGTCTTGGTTCCTTCACAACTCTTGAAGTACATCCTCTTGTGAAGCTTTTGACACCAAAATCGTTTGATAATGATAAAAGACTCGACACATAGTGATTTGTCGAAGTTGGGACTGTTTTGAGATGTTTCTATGCGGAATCGGCACATGTTTGGATTCATGTTATGATTTTATTTGAAGTTAGGGTATTCTGAGCATAAATAGGATTGTTTTGACATTTGTTATCTAGTTGAGTTGGTGCAGGACATTATTAATGCATTTGTTAGGCCTTTcaagtatttctatactaaaacgtttggcttgtggataggtgacgagtcggtgaatcaaggagcaccaAAACCATAgtagtactttcttttggagtacaaggtgagtgtttgattcatagatgttgttctatattgaattgaacttgaatgttggcttaATGACcagtgattggctttatgccaaaaggcttttatgccttaagttATTGGCTATGTGCCCAGTGATTGGccttatgccaaaaggcttttatgccttaaattattggttgtgtgcccggtgttgcttttaattgcttAGTTTACTGTttgacaagttgagattatcttttagctgtacctttaatattgaattgcatccatgtctcataaaccctcctagatttcattttggaatccagttttgcaggcattatagatatccactgctgatTGTTGTGTGGTTGTACCCTCGCTTAGATAGCATGTCGGGAAGGCTGGACTAGTTTTGGCGAAATATTGTAGATAAGGATGTAGTTGCAGCCTATGTTTATATCTAGTTCATCTGTATAGTTTAACGCTTTCTTAAGACTTTCGTTGTGTTTGtaagaactatatattttgcgttatcaataaaatggctgttggttaacttaattgctagaatttgagttataggaatgggttggtggttgatgttgcaccctcacatcggtttgggctcatttgagtgctggccCTGGGTGGGGTGTGATAGCTGCAGTCATATGCCACTAGGAAGTAGGAATTACTTCTTTATTTTCATCTCATCAAGCAAACATGGTCCttttatttccaaccgaagcaacaagCATATGTCTGGAATCTGGATATATAAAATTGATTCAACTCTTACGATCAcggcgacattgattcgaggcaacaaatacTTACTAGATCTAGTACGTTAACTCTAATCCATATTAAGAAGCATTTGTTGCCACGATTGCTTTTGCAACATGTGTATTCGATATTACGTGTCTAACAAGATTTTGACAATTTCCGTTCTCAGAAGCCAATAGTCCTCTAATAGGAATCACATTTTCAGTGACGAGTAGCCTTATATTTGGAGATACATATTATGGCTAGTACTCTTGTTAATCTACTAGGAACCACTGTCTTTTCGATTTCATAATTTCAAAAGCACACTTCTAGAGGTCTTATCAATTAGTGATTAGTAGTCTTTACACcaactaggaatcactatttcttttcacatgactagttgtctaaacacctactaatcGTCATGTGTTTCACAATTTTTCCTTAAGATGACTagtagtagtctaaacacctactaactgtCGTGTTTTTCTCGTGGTTAGCAATCATCCGCTACACGGAAGTAGGAACCACTTCTTTATTTTCATCTCATCAAGCAAACTTGGTCCttttatttccaaccgaagcaacaaaCATATTTATAGATCTATAAAATTTATCCAACTCTTGCAATCAGGGCGACATTGATTCAAGGCAACAAGTACTTATTGGATCTAGTATCTAGTACGTAAGCTTTGGTCCATAGTAGATCAAGGCAACAAGTACGTTTTAGAGCTAGTACGTAAACTATGATCTGTATTTGACTAACGTAAAACCGAATACATATGTTCTCgaatgcacactttcagagttcttatcaaTTAGTGATCAGTAATCTTTACacctactaggaatcactatttcttttcacatgactagtagtctacacacctactaaccatcatgtgttTATCAAAACTTTCAGACCGAAAACAAGGGAATGGAGGGAATTATAACAATTTAACCAAAATGTAAGATCGCAAACATGCCAAAGCCACACATATGGTTTCGAGAAGATCTAATGTGGGTTAAACAAAAAGGatcaatataaaaaattaatcatTAACTACGAGGGACATTTAGCAACATGAAAAGAAATATTACATTAGATGATACCTTCTAGAGCACTTGAAAACCATACATTAGAAGGCTTAGGGTCAACACATTCCCAAAAAGCTTGCTGGGCAGTTTTCTCCTCTGGGATGCCAATTCCATGCTCGAAAAACTGAAATTATATAACAGTCACTTATCTAAAATCTACCAAAGAGTTTAAAACCACAATTATGTCCGATTCGTGTGTACAACAGTCAGTGCAATTTATGTTGTGTTGTGTGTTATCGGAGTAGTAAAGCTGGTATTTTGAGTACCATAATTACCAAACTCATCAGTCATCAAAGTAAGAGCTTGGGGAATGATATCCTCAAAAACCATGGTTCTCTCATCTGTTGTAGCTATTTCGAGCTTTTGTTGATTGAATCGGCTTCCATATTTATCTGTACCTTTTTACAAAATGTTTACCATTAGAATTCACCATGATCAAATAGtattcaagaccaaaaaaagaaaaaaaaagaaaagcacacACCTAAATTCAATGACATGACCCGCAATTTCAGAAAGTTCAAAACACTTAGCTTTATTGTTCTTAAACTCTTCCAGCAAAGATTATGCGAAGCTATCTTCCGCATTAGAACTAGTCTGTAAGCGCCAAGGTCCCATCACACCCCCACCTAAGTTTCTTATCCCAGTAGGGTATCACATATTTAATCCAACAGGAGAGTTTGGAATGATAAGACTAGCCAAAGGACTCTTAGGATATGACAAACCAACCCCATATGCAGGAGTTCCATAGTAACCAGGGTGATTAGAACCACCAGATTTGTGCCAATGGGACCGCCATATTGCGATTTCTGAGGTGATAGCACAGAACCCAGATAAGCTTTCTGGAGTAAATCCATTTAAGAATTCCCCAAGTAATTTGTATCCAAGCAGGGATCATAAATATGTGCAGATTGTCCTGCCACATACTCTGCCATCCTCAAGTACTGAAGATATGCGGGATCCACCAGTGGTCCCACCTAGTTCCAATTCTGTTCAAATGAGGTGATTCTGATGCACCAGGGCTCACATTTGATCCAAAAGGCAAACCACCGCCTAACATCCTAGAGTCCATTCCAGGGGATGCCATAGGTGATGCTGTTGGACCAATTTCGAATAAAGGTGGCATGTTAGAAGTGCCAGTATTTACAAAGTACCTAAACCAAAGTTCAGAAATGAAGAATTAGTAGCATCCATGTGCTGATAATGGGAAGATAAGCTTCCTTTGCTGTTAAGCATAGAAGTAGAAGATCCTTTCATGTATGATTTATTAGAAGAAGCAGTGGTTCTATGCGGAGCCCCATTGCTCATGCGCAAATCTGGATAAGACGTTTTTGCTGACTGCTCAACAAAAGACATGTGAAAATGCCCAAATTCAGATTTGTTCGCTTACGGATGCTGCTGCGTAACATGATTCTGACTGCTTTGCAAATTGAAGGGATAGGTATTGGGGATCATCCTCATCATGTTCAATCTGTGGGGGGTAAATACTTCTCTACATCTATCATAGCCTTTGAAAGGTTCGTGCCAGATAAAGTGGAGACCAGATTAGCAGACTCTGTAGCCGAAGCTGAGACACTGTTGAATGAGATTGGACTATTAAGGCTTCTCTTTCAGACatgtttactctctctctccacaaataGGAGCAAGGCAAGGGCTAGGAGCCCAAGCAAAGAGTTGGGGATCGGGGGTGGTGCTTCAGGTTAAGGAACCAACCAAAATTGCAGCATAGGAATATGATACAGGTAGGCCAACATTTTTCCCATCAGATGAGCTCTGAACATTTACATTGGATTGGATAGGATTTGGAGATGCCAATTTTCTACGCGCATGAGCCAACTCAGCTTCAGAAGAATCAAAGGCCTCACCGTTCTCAAAAGCATTACGGCTGGCAGCACTCGAAGGATTCCTAGAGCCAGGAGTTTTACACACCAAATCATCCTGCATGTAGATATCAAAGTTTAAATTTCACCAACATAATCATGGAGGAACCCTCTAACATCAAATTGCCTATCAGTGCGGGTGCCTAACAGAAAAAAGAGGATCAAAAGATATTTCCATTGTACCAATAAAGAAAACAAGGGCCGAGGGTCCAATTTAGAAGAATACATTCTTTAAAATCATGAGTTATAGTCACTAAACTCATGGACCCACAACCAACACACGCCTCATCTGAGAAAAGCACGAGTTTTGTCTTCACAAAGACACTGCACTAGAACATAAAAATGGCTCCAACAGCAAACAAAAAACACCTTAAGGAATTGCAGTTCTCATCAACACAAAGGGATCATGAGGCTCTTGTTGGGAAATATACAATCTCACCCGCAAAACGGAAGcgtaacaaaaaaacaaaacacacacgaAAGAGACACAAGTTTACGTGATTCGTTCAACGGCACTGCCACAGCCTACAACACagaggattgagagagagagagagagagagagagagagagagagagagagagagagagagagagagagacatctCTTCTTTAAGCTGTGATTTCGGCAAAGTCATTGTACTGGCAGATTCCTAGGAGGCGATTCCTTGAGAGAGAAAGTCTGATGGAGATCGGTTCGATTCTTCCTCTCTCTTAGGTAATTCCTTCCCTTGATTCGGCTCTTTTGTGGTATCTTATGATGGATTTTACGTCTGAATTTCCTACTCTTAGTTCTGTAGTTAAGTCTGGCAACCCTAGTTCTTGTAATCATCATGAACCTGTGGGTACTAGTCCTCGATCTCCTGCTGCTACTTTCCCTGCTGCGGTTAACCTAATTGATGAATTAGAGCAAATTAATGTTGCTTCTGTTGCTTAATTGGCAATTGATGAAACTGATGACCCGGCTATGAGGCGAATCAAATCCTTGAGCGCAGAGATCCTTGTGCTTAAGGAGCAGTTGTGCTCCAAGGATGAGGTTATTCTCTCTATGGGGAATAATCAGAGTAAGGCTACCGAGCAACCAAAGTGGAGTTCAGTGGTGGCTCAATCCTCTTCTGGTGGGTCGCCTATGAATCTGAGTTACTTTCCCCCTGCAGTTACTGCAGAAAAACCAGTAGTGTACCTTCCTCCTTCTGTTGAGGCTACGGGATGTCAGCAGTGGGCTGATTGTGTTGTGGGTTACTTTTTGGATAAGAAAGTGAACTTTAAGTTGGTGAAAGATATTGTTACTAATATTTGGCGAAAATTTGGTATCTATGAAGTTCTTTCAAACGATCggggtttctattttttcaagTTCTCTCATGGTGATGCTATTAGGAAGCTAATAGAGGCTGGGCCATGGCTCATTGCTGGGAAACTTATGATTCTAAAGCCTTGGAGACCACAGATGTCCTTGGAGAAAGAGCAACTGTCTAAATTCCTATTTGGGTGCAATTTTCCAGCATTCCTCTTGAATTCTGGAATGAAGAAGGGTTGAGTCCTATTGCTAGTGCGATTGGTGTTCTTCTTTATGCAGATGATATGACGGAAAATTGTCAGAGGCTCATTTTTGCAAGAATTTGTGTTGAGGTTGATGTAAGTACTGAATTGTTGGATTCAGTGGAAGTGGTAAATGCTACTGGGGTTAGCTGTGAAATCCCTATTAAGTATTCCTGGAAACCTACAAAATGCTCCTTCTGTAAGGTTTTTGGTCACTTGGATGCAAGATGCTCTAAGAAGGTTGCAAAGGTTGTGACTAATagtctatgaagcacggatacttcaaaacttcaaaaatgTCGCCGTACCTGTACCGGGTACGGGTACAGTGCCGGTAcggcaaaatttgatcgggtacttttgataattttgggtacggcatgggtacgttttagcccaaaatgatttttttttcaaaatttcagggatttttttgtaaataattataaaatataggcttattgtgtaatttttttgtcttttatatacacatacatgtTTACTGAGTCACTGAGAGAGGCAGCGGTCTAGGGCTCCAAATCGGAACAGAAGacgtaagttctctctcttttatatacacatacacgtttacACTGAGTCAATGTTTGTAAGTACTGTTGGTATGTAAGGAACAAGGAACTCGTCTAGCTTTGATCTAGGCACGTTGAACTTGATGTATGAACTTCGAACTTTTATCTATCTTacattttgttggtaaaatgggtttatatttcatttaaagcaataaaaaatagaaaaaaattatatatctattcaccgtacccccgccgtacccgtaccctacttttttggggttttgccgtttcccgtaccggtacccgtacccgtaccgcgtaccggtacccgtgctccatagctAATAGTACTCCTGTTGTTTCTAAACCTAGCCCTGAGGTTGGTGGCACATGTGAAGTTGATAGGGTAGTTCCTAAGGGCGGTTCTAGTAAAAGTCCTCATAAATCTTCTGAGATTCCTTGTTCTCCACAGCTTGCTGATAATGCTAACCCTTCAAGGGTGGGTAGGCCTAATGTGTTGGGGAGCCCTTTTCAGCCTTTTGGTATTCCTCAAATTACCAAGCCTGTTAGCCATCCTAAAGTTTTGCCTTGCATTCCTCAGACTGGAGGTGATCAAAAATCTGCTCGACTTCAAATTTGTGATGATGCTGCCATTGAACAAGTGGTGAATCAGTATAGTAGGGGACTTGAATTGGTTGTGGATACCAAACCAGGTAAGCCAACTCTGGTGGATTCCTTTTTCCCTTCTAGGAATGATTTGGGAGATATAGGGTTTATTGCTAGTCCATATGCTCGTAATAGATTCTCTCCTCTTTCTGGAAAGGTGGTAGATGCTACTGGTGCTACTTCTTCTTCAGTTGTTCCGAATGTGGAAGATAGTATGCCTGGCCGTGTCGATGATGATCTTCCTTTGAATGTGAAAGATGTTGCTCCTCCTTTGCCCAAGGGTGGAAGGGGTAAGGCTAAAGGGAAAGGTGGTAATAAAAAGTCTTAACTTTCTTAATGTCTAAGATTGGTGTGTGGAATATAAGGGGCCTCAATAACCCCTTAAAGTAAAAGGAGATTCTGTCCTTTATAAGAGGGAATAAGATTTCTCTATTTGGTGTTGTAGAGGCTAAAGTCAGGCCTGGTAATTTGGCTAGTGTTACAGCTTGATGTTTTCCAAGTAATTGGAGTTGTGTTAATAATCTGGGTAACATGTCAGTGGCTCGAATCATTGTAGGTTGGGATCCTCAGGTTTTTTCTGCTTCTTTGGCGTTTTGCTCTGCCCAAATGATTGTGGTAGTTGTTGAAGTGATTGTTGAGCGCAAGATGTTCTATGCTTCTATTGTGTATGGGATGAACTTAGCTAGAGATAGAATTGGACTGTGGTCTGCTTTGAGGGATCTGTATTCTGCTCTGGGTGACTCTGCATGGATTCTCATGGGTGATTTCAATGTCGTTTGAAGGCCAGATGAGAGGTTGGAGGGCTTTGATGAGTCGGCTGCTTCTGACTTCAATAGTTGCTTGGAGGATATTAGTATGCATGATATGGTTACAAAAGGGTATTGGTTCACTTGGTCTAACAAGAGGAGTTTAAAGCTTGTCCTTTCAGattctttaatttttggatGAATGATAGTAGGTTTCAAGATATCCTTCACTCTTCTTGGAACATTACTTGTGGAAGGAATCCGATGGAAAGGCTCAGTCAGAAGCTTAGGGGCCTTAAGCCTATTCTTAAGGCTTTTCATAAACAACACTATAGTAACCTCAGTAGGAGAGTTCAGGCTGCTCGGGTCAATCTATCTAAAATTCAGAGTTTGTGCCTCAGATTTGGTCATGATCAAGCTTTATGTGACCTTGAGAAGGATTTGGTTCAACAATTCTATGCTCTTTCCAGTGCTGAAGAGGCCTATAAACAGCAAAAGTCTAGAGTGAATTGGCTGGCTTTGGGGGataagaatacaaaaaaatttcatcaaaaaatgAATGCCCATAGAGTGAGGAACACTATTCTTAGCTTGGTAAGTGTTCAAGGTGTTACATTGGATAACCCTGCTGATATTGAGGTGGAAATTCTTGGGTATTATAAGCACCTTTTGGGGTCTCCATTTAGCCAAAAGCGAGACGCCTCTGAGACTCTTTCTGCTGCTATTTAGAAAAAGGTTCCTTTGGGGTATAGGGAGGGTTTAATAAGGCCTGTCTCTGAAGGGCAAATTCTGAGTGCTCTTAAATCTATTCACCGTGACAAGGCCCCTGGGCCTGATGAGTTTAATTCTGCTTTCTTTCAGGATAATTGGAGCATTATCAAGGAGGACTTTGTGGCAGgtattctctttttctttgaatCTGGATATATGCCTGTGGGATGGAATTCTACTGCTGTTACTCTAGTGCCTAAAGTTTCTGCTCCTCATTCTCTTAAGGACTATAGACCTATAGCGTGCTGTAATACAGTGTATAAATGTATTACCAAAGTTCTTGCCACCGACTTCAAGCAGTTTTACCCAGTATCGTAGGGCCTCCTCAATCTGCCTTTATCAAAGGCAGATCAATTCTGGATAATATCTTGTTAATGCAGGAGATTGTTAGGGGTTACCACAGGGATCAAGGGCCTCCTCGTTGTACTATAAAGCTTGATATCATGAAAGCCTATGATAGTGTCGATTGGGATTTCCTTGTTTCAGTTATGAGGTATATGGAGTTCCCTGTTCAATTCATTGACTGGGTCAGGGCTTGTGTTTCCACTCCTCATTTTTATGTGGTTATTAATGGTGAGCTGAGAGGTTTTTTTCCAGGAAGGAGAGGATTAAGGCAAGGGGATCCTATTTCCCCTTGCCTTTTTTTGTTAGTCATGGAGGCTTTTTCTGCAATTCTGCTTTCTAGAATAGCTCAAGGGGGGTTCACTTATCATCCTAAATGTGTTGATATCAACCTCTCCCATTTGGCCTTTGCTGATGATATGTTTATTGTTTGTGGGGCCTCTAATGCATCTTTTGTGACTATAGACAGTGTGTTTAAGGAGTTCTATTTGTTTTCTGGGTTGTAACCTAATTTTGATAAGAGTGCATGTTTCTTTGCTGGAGTTGGGGATGAGTTGAAGCAGGGTTTGAGGTCTATTTTGGAGATTCCAGAAGCTTCCCTTCCTGTTAAATACCTTGGGGTTCCTCTTATATCTACCAAATTGAGATATTCTGATTGTGTAGTGCTCAAAACCAGGATGCTGGCTAGAATTCAGTCTTGGTCTAATAGGTCTCTCTCTTTTGGTGGAAGGGCCCAATTAATAAGTTCAGTTTTGTTTAGTATTCATGTGTATTGGTcttcaatttttattcttccTTGCAAGCTTATGAAGGAGATTGAGAGCATGCTTAGTGCTTTCCTTTGGCAAGGAATACAACTAAAAACCTCTGGAGCCAAAGTGGCTTGGAGTACTGTGTGTACGCCTAAGAAAGAAGGTTGTTTAGGTTTTAAAAGGTTAAAAGATTGGAATAAGGCTTCTATGCTGAGACACTTATGGGCTCTTTGCAAGAAGGAAGACATCCTTTGGGTTAAATGGGTTCATACGTATGTTATCAAACACAACTGTATTTGGTCTATGAACTTGCCTGGTGACTCTTCTTGAACAATGAGAAAGCTTTTTGGTCTGAGGAGAGTGGGTCTTCAATATATCAAAGCTCAGATTGGGAATGGCAAGAATACTTTTTTGTGGCTAGATAATTGGCACAATCTTGGCCCTCTATTACTCAAATATGGTGATGGTGTGACTACTAATCTTGGTAGATCTCTTCATGCTAAGGTGTGTTCTATAATTCATAATGGAATTTGGAGATGGTATGGAAGCAGATCTGTAATTGTTAGAGATATCGTTGCTAATACTTGACCCTAATCTTTTACCTCATCCTGCAAATGAGGATTCTGTAATCTGGACTTTGTCTCCATTAGGGTGTTATTCTGCAAAGTCTGCTTGGGAGGCTCTTAGATCTTCAGTTTCTGAGGTTGAATGGTATCATTTGGTTTGGCACAAGAGGCATGTTCCGAGGTGGTCTTTTATTCAATGGGTGAGTATTCTGGGGAGGTTGAATACTCGAGACAGGTTAATGGAGTGGGGTATTGTCCATGATAGTAGCTGTGACTTATGTTTGGGGAGTGTTGAATCACATGCTCACTTGTTCTTCTCTTGCCATTTCTCCTCTCGAGTCTGGTTAGGGATCGGAGCTCAGTTGGGTTCTTTCACTCATGATTGGTCTCTTGCTTCTGAGGTTTCTTGGGGTTCTCATTCTTGCAAAAATAAATCTATATGGGCTTCTTTGCTTAAGCTTTGCCTAGCTGCAGCTATTTACTACATTTGGAGGGAGAGGAATGGACGCATCTTTCAACAGATTGGGCATAATCCTGAGGTAGTGATGCACCAAATTCTGGAAGAAGTCAAGTCTTGTGCTAGCTCATGGCGGAATGTTCCCAAGACAGTGGATAACCTCCATACCTGCATGTCATGGGAGATCCCagattctatttttttgtagtttCAATTCCTTTGGGTGTCTCTACGGTGATTCTCTTGGTTTCTTTTGTCTAGCTTTGTTGCCTAGGTTTGGTTGTATTCTGTTTGCAGGCTTTTCCCCCCTGCTTGTTGCCTAGGTTTGGTTGTATTCTGTTTGCAGGCTTTTCCCCCCTGCTCGTTTGTTGGGCTTCTGTCCCCTTTATAAAATTGCttggttccaaaaaaaagtttacgtggttccccaaactcgGATACGTCCACGGAGAGAGAACAACTACCACTAATATTGAATGAGTACAATGAGATACAAAATACCCTTCTCTAACTCTCAAAATCTCAGTATTTTTATCTCCCTCAAACTCACACAATTTTTATCTCACAATTTTCTCTCTGCTGTTTTTTTCCACACTTatcacggcacacatgcactgCCACATTTAAATAGGAATAAAAGAGGGATCTACACACTTGACTCTTCATATTCCAAGCATCACAAATGCTCTTTGGGACTTTCCAAGCACAGCCAGCTAATTATAGAGAGGTTTCTAGAGAAGTCATTCAcatgggcaaaacccaacaGCTCTTTCATGCTCGATGATGTATTGCTAGATCCCCAAAGCTACAAATTTAGCCAACCTGACCTGGAATTGCTAGAATCTTTGAAACCACTAGTATAATGCTCGTGCTTCGCATGTTTCTATGTGCTCATTGATTTAATTGGTAGTCGGGAAGTTAACATACATatgttttttgttcttatttcgGAGGTGAATGAATTTGGGGCAGTCGGAGGGTCTCCCGAGGCAACCGAAAAATACCTCCGAAGTTCATCTTATTTGGACATTTTAGCAGTTAATGTGACTGTTATATCACCCCATGATGTGAGAAACGAGACTTTGacctctttttgttttattaGTTCTCAAATTTTGTTAGCCATCCATCATGTGGTCATTTTGGCACCATTCCTTTAGGCAATTTCACTTTTGAATCTTGTCTCATACAA
This region includes:
- the LOC131306921 gene encoding uncharacterized protein LOC131306921, with protein sequence MSPYLYRVRLADNANPSRVGRPNVLGSPFQPFGIPQITKPVSHPKVLPCIPQTGGDQKSARLQICDDAAIEQVVNQYSRGLELVVDTKPGKPTLVDSFFPSRNDLGDIGFIASPYARNRFSPLSGKVVDATGATSSSVVPNVEDSMPGRVDDDLPLNVKDVAPPLPKGGRGKAKGKGEAKVRPGWDPQVFSASLAFCSAQMIVVVVEVIVERKMFYASIVYGMNLARDRIGLWSALRDLPDERLEGFDESAASDFNSCLEDISMHDMVTKGFQDILHSSWNITCGRNPMERLSQKLRGLKPILKAFHKQHYSNLSRRVQAARVNLSKIQSLCLRFGHDQALCDLEKDLVQQFYALSSAEEAYKQQKSRVNWLALGDKNTKKFHQKMNAHRVRNTILSLVSVQGVTLDNPADIEVEILGEGLIRPVSEGQILSALKSIHRDKAPGPDEFNSAFFQDNWSIIKEDFVAGILFFFESGYMPVGWNSTAVTLVPKVSAPHSLKDYRPIACCNTVYKCITKVLATDFKQFYPEIVRGYHRDQGPPRCTIKLDIMKAYDSVDWDFLVSVMRYMEFPVQFIDWVRACVSTPHFYVVINGELRGFFPGRRGLRQGDPISPCLFLLVMEAFSAILLSRIAQGGFTYHPKCVDINLSHLAFADDMFISACFFAGVGDELKQGLRSILEIPEASLPVKYLGVPLISTKLRYSDCLMKEIESMLSAFLWQGIQLKTSGAKVAWSTVCTPKKEGCLGFKRLKDWNKASMLRHLWALCKKEDILWLFGLRRVGLQYIKAQIGNGKNTFLWLDNWHNLGPLLLKYGDGVTTNLEISLLILDPNLLPHPANEDSVIWTLSPLGCYSAKSAWEALRSSVSEVEWYHLVWHKRHVPRWSFIQWVSILGRLNTRDRLMEWGIVHDSSCDLCLGSVESHAHLFFSCHFSSRVWLGIGAQLGSFTHDWSLASEVSWGSHSCKNKSIWASLLKLCLAAAIYYIWRERNGRIFQQIGHNPEAFPPCLLPRFGCILFAGFSPLLVNEFGAVGGSPEATEKYLRSSSYLDILAVNVTVISPHDATIDMKSSLKSVSSKINQQYQFNNWYLGCLKDPETPKISCIIKRTEEL